From a region of the Ardenticatena maritima genome:
- a CDS encoding FAD-dependent oxidoreductase, with protein MSKQIVVIGGGPAAIEAARTAAHHGAHVTLVADAPLGGRAGWHSLLPSKVWLHAAETARAAQALGMATSARPAEAHVLAHIRMVAQRWNEARAARLAALGVQTITGVAAFTSPNEVVVRNADGEAVARLQADAFILATGSVPIFPPEMRPDGKRLIAPRFMSHLEHLPRSIIVVGGGATGSEFAYLFNALGVETTWVVDEQGVLPMFAPDAGATLARTLEARGVRLVAGQRAVRASNEGDHVVVTLADGRTLTAEMAFIAIGRRPDTARLGLDAAQITLREDGAPHVDAHLRTSQPHIFAVGDVTGRPMIANRAMAHARHAALTALGHDLPPFREALVVFAIYSEPQVAQVGRVEGDGLARVRIPFNTALKAALLNTDETPGFLEITFTPDDKRLVGGVAVGPHAADALTPIMQAIAANATIHDLAALFPAHPTISELAFEAARWV; from the coding sequence ATGAGCAAGCAGATTGTTGTCATCGGAGGAGGACCCGCAGCCATTGAAGCGGCGCGCACAGCCGCCCACCACGGCGCACACGTCACCCTGGTTGCCGATGCACCGCTTGGCGGACGCGCCGGCTGGCACAGTCTTCTGCCCAGCAAAGTCTGGTTGCATGCCGCGGAAACAGCACGCGCCGCGCAGGCGCTGGGCATGGCGACAAGCGCCCGCCCTGCAGAAGCGCATGTGCTGGCGCACATCCGCATGGTGGCGCAACGCTGGAACGAAGCACGCGCGGCGCGTCTGGCCGCGTTGGGCGTGCAAACCATCACCGGCGTCGCCGCCTTCACCAGCCCCAACGAGGTGGTTGTGCGCAACGCCGACGGGGAAGCCGTCGCCCGCTTGCAAGCCGATGCGTTCATCCTGGCGACGGGTTCGGTGCCCATCTTCCCCCCGGAGATGCGCCCGGATGGAAAACGCCTTATCGCGCCGCGCTTCATGTCCCACCTGGAACACCTGCCGCGCTCCATCATCGTCGTTGGCGGCGGCGCGACGGGGAGCGAGTTCGCCTATCTCTTCAACGCGCTGGGCGTCGAAACCACGTGGGTGGTGGACGAGCAAGGCGTTCTGCCCATGTTCGCACCGGACGCCGGCGCCACCCTGGCGCGCACACTGGAAGCACGCGGCGTGCGCCTGGTGGCGGGGCAACGCGCCGTGCGCGCCTCGAACGAAGGCGACCATGTGGTCGTCACACTCGCCGATGGGCGCACACTCACCGCCGAGATGGCGTTCATCGCCATCGGACGCCGCCCCGACACCGCCCGCCTGGGGCTGGATGCGGCGCAGATTACCCTGCGCGAAGATGGCGCGCCACACGTGGACGCCCATCTGCGCACCAGCCAGCCGCACATCTTCGCCGTGGGCGACGTGACGGGGCGCCCGATGATTGCCAATCGCGCCATGGCGCACGCCCGCCACGCCGCGCTGACCGCGCTGGGGCACGACCTGCCCCCCTTCCGCGAAGCGCTGGTTGTTTTCGCCATTTACAGCGAGCCGCAAGTCGCGCAAGTGGGTCGGGTTGAAGGAGACGGGCTGGCGCGGGTGCGTATCCCCTTCAACACAGCCCTCAAAGCCGCCTTGCTGAACACGGACGAGACGCCGGGATTTCTCGAAATCACCTTCACGCCGGACGACAAGCGCCTTGTCGGTGGGGTCGCCGTTGGGCCGCACGCCGCGGACGCACTGACGCCCATCATGCAGGCCATAGCGGCCAACGCCACCATCCACGATCTTGCCGCGCTCTTCCCCGCCCACCCCACCATCTCGGAATTGGCGTTTGAAGCGGCGCGGTGGGTCTAA
- a CDS encoding DUF1722 domain-containing protein — MRIWDIHPGYLDRSRLLGEHRELHGLASIHLHNKKGYAAHPETKRWREHLGALAVRHGWLVAELALRGYRHHSPLPIPPNPAHWPPYLDAPSAQITLLRAKYAGQSQGRIPLPEHPQQAWAQHKYSILARDPNAYRDIGKRLVNARHEDLAPLLDELTDLMRHPPSAGGVLNAVEHMWGHVRKHATPEEKQHAQTSPAARLACTQRLAQVQHETYLWHSTALSEMRFWLDFYAETSDTSHRTH, encoded by the coding sequence ATGCGCATTTGGGACATTCACCCCGGCTATCTCGACCGTTCGCGTTTGTTGGGCGAACACCGCGAACTGCATGGTTTGGCGTCTATTCATCTGCACAACAAAAAAGGCTACGCAGCGCACCCCGAAACAAAGCGCTGGCGCGAGCATTTGGGGGCGCTGGCTGTGCGGCATGGCTGGCTGGTTGCAGAACTGGCCTTGCGAGGCTACCGCCACCATTCTCCCCTTCCAATTCCACCCAACCCAGCCCATTGGCCTCCCTACTTGGACGCCCCCAGCGCGCAAATCACGCTGTTGCGCGCCAAATACGCCGGGCAAAGCCAGGGGCGCATTCCTCTACCGGAGCACCCACAGCAAGCCTGGGCGCAACACAAGTATTCAATCCTCGCCCGCGATCCCAACGCCTACCGCGACATTGGCAAGCGGCTCGTCAATGCCCGCCACGAAGACCTCGCCCCCTTGCTGGATGAATTGACCGACCTCATGCGCCACCCCCCATCAGCGGGGGGCGTTCTCAACGCGGTTGAACACATGTGGGGGCACGTGCGCAAACACGCAACACCCGAAGAGAAGCAACACGCCCAAACCAGTCCCGCGGCGCGGCTCGCGTGCACCCAGCGGCTGGCTCAGGTGCAACACGAAACCTATCTCTGGCATTCGACGGCGCTCAGCGAAATGCGCTTCTGGCTCGATTTTTACGCCGAGACATCCGACACCTCGCACCGCACCCATTGA
- a CDS encoding AfsR/SARP family transcriptional regulator: protein MLHIRLFGQIECMLDDTPVPLPPSAQALLAYLALDHHRAHHREHLATLFWPDIQSHYARTNLRKTLWKLQQALGDTTALDIEHATIALNCAHVRIDSDTFAQAFEACRRQNGSILDAQQSILARHAITLYRGDLLETIYADWSLVPREQYRHMYLVLLEKMLAHCEQMHALNEGIQYAHQLLQQEPAHERTHRTLMRLFYLSGNRTAALRQFLLCRQILDTEFQAAPAQATQNLADAIRQDDAETVRRYALEERTRFEAQTHATAEELRALETRLQASLNDVRRQLARLRDVAPPAKD from the coding sequence ATGTTGCACATCCGTTTGTTTGGGCAAATCGAATGCATGCTTGATGATACACCTGTGCCGCTCCCCCCATCGGCGCAAGCCTTGCTCGCCTATCTCGCCTTAGACCATCACCGCGCCCACCATCGCGAACACCTGGCAACCCTCTTCTGGCCGGACATCCAATCGCACTATGCACGCACCAACTTGCGCAAAACGCTCTGGAAACTGCAACAAGCCCTCGGCGACACCACCGCCCTTGACATCGAACACGCCACCATCGCCCTGAACTGCGCCCACGTGCGCATAGACAGCGACACCTTCGCGCAAGCGTTTGAAGCATGCCGCCGCCAAAACGGCTCCATACTCGACGCCCAGCAAAGCATACTCGCCCGCCACGCCATCACGCTCTACCGCGGCGATCTACTCGAAACCATCTACGCCGATTGGTCGCTCGTCCCGCGCGAACAGTACCGCCACATGTACCTTGTGCTTCTTGAAAAGATGCTGGCGCACTGCGAACAGATGCACGCCCTCAATGAGGGCATTCAATACGCCCATCAACTTCTGCAACAAGAACCCGCCCATGAACGCACACACCGCACCCTCATGCGGCTGTTCTACCTCTCGGGCAACCGTACCGCCGCCCTGCGCCAATTTCTCCTTTGCCGCCAGATACTCGATACAGAATTTCAAGCCGCCCCCGCCCAAGCCACACAAAACCTGGCTGACGCCATCCGCCAGGATGACGCCGAAACGGTTCGCCGCTACGCGCTGGAAGAACGAACCCGCTTTGAAGCACAGACCCACGCCACCGCCGAAGAGTTGCGCGCCCTTGAAACGCGCCTTCAAGCCTCGCTCAACGACGTGCGCCGACAACTCGCCCGCTTGCGCGACGTCGCTCCCCCCGCCAAAGACTAA